Within the Telopea speciosissima isolate NSW1024214 ecotype Mountain lineage chromosome 4, Tspe_v1, whole genome shotgun sequence genome, the region CTTTCATGAATTGAGCACGATCTTCTAGAAGAAccatggtgtccaaaataaaATCTTGTGCATCCATAAATTTAGAACTTTCAATATCAAGTCGACCCTCATACAAAGTAGAAGGATTTAAAAAAGCACCAAATACATGAACATGATGAATAATGTTCTTCTCCAACCTAGCAACAAACAAGTCCATGATAGTTAAGTACTTCTCTCCATCATTCTCCACTAATTTCCTTAATGTTTCTTTTGCCCTTTCTGTTGCTTCATATAAGTAACCTGCAGTAGAACCATCACCATCAACAAGTCGAAGAATTCGAATGATTGGCTCCATGAAAGCAACAACCTCTTTTGCCCCTTCCCAAAATATATTAGATTAAATAATCCTAACAGTTCTTACAGTCATTTCAGCTCTGTTGAATTGAAAGGATCTCCATTCAAATGATGCCACAAAAAGCCTCAACTCGTTCTCAACTACAATGAGAGATTGAAGCATAAGAAAATGAGTAGCAAACCTTGTTTTGCAAGGCTGCTTAATCTCTTTGTTATTTGTGAATTGCCTCATCAATGCTAGAATACCTGTGTGCCTATGAAAATAATCCACTACAAGCTTCCCATCTTCAATCACATCGCTTACCCATCTCACATGCTTGTGGATAtctttcaaaaacaaattaatcCCATGCGCAACACAATTTGTTCTATATAAATGACGCCACTTTCCCGTCAACATATCACCACAAGAAGAAAAGTTAGCACCATTATCTGAAATGAACTGCACAACATTGTTTGGTCCAACTGTTTCAATGACCtcagaaatttc harbors:
- the LOC122657881 gene encoding uncharacterized protein LOC122657881, encoding MEPIIRILRLVDGDGSTAGYLYEATERAKETLRKLVENDGEKYLTIMDLFVARLEKNIIHHVHVFGAFLNPSTLYEGRLDIESSKFMDAQDFILDTMVLLEDRAQFMKEMVEYRMKSPRLFNLTGQTMMKTNHPRIWWQFVGGEFPMIQKLLVES